The genomic interval AGTCCCAATCCACCCTGTTACTTGATCCATCCCAACTTTCCTGGACATTTAATTTTGTTATCAAGTCATCTGTTGATTTTGCAAAACCTCCCCATGATTCATTATCAAAACCAGAACCAAAACCACTCCAGTAAATATCCTGTCCATAAGAAATCTCATTATATATGTTGTCATAAATCGTAGTTCCTGCTAAATCATCTAAAGTCCAGTCAGATGTGCCAAGCCCAACCCTGTTTATTGTGCCTGATGCATCAAACATATAAATATCAGGATAGTTTGTTCCGCTGAATGAGCCTTTTAATATGCCTGCCCCGGCATCTTTGTCAATATATGCTGCATAGAGCAAGCCCTGTTTAGAACTATTTGCTATTGTGTCTATGCCAATCATATAACCATAGTATGTGCCATTGTCATATGCTGCCCTGCGATTATTACCTGTAGCACTATAGTCTACTGGTTGTATTGGTGTGCTCCAAAAGAGATTGTAGTTTGAGCTTTCAATCTTACCTATCATTGTCAGGGGGATATTAGTGCCACTGCCTGACCACAGGCTTGTTGTGTCTCCCATGTAAAAAAAGAGACTATAACTACTATATGGGGAAAAATCACTCCCTATATAATTACTTAAAATGCCTGAAGATCCGCCTCCAGACTCAGAATAATCAGTAACATATTTTAGCGGCTCTTCATTATATGTGCCAATGGTTGTGCCTGAATATGTGCTACTTTCAAATATACCAAGGAAGTCTCCAGTAAATGAGCCTTTTGCTTGCCTTCCAATGTATGTGCCTGTCACCTGACCTGTAAAAGTGCCATTTGATGCATTCCAAGCAGAGCCTGACAAATTGCCGATCCAATAACTATCTACATCCCCATTGAGATCAGTTGTATATCCACCTGCTTTTGCTGTATAGTTTGATGTTGGTATAGAAGAGTATGTGCCAGTAAAATAATTGTAAAAAATACCCCATGGAAGCACATTGCCATTTGCATCTGCGTATATCTTAATATCATGCCCATATAAATCGCCTGCTTGAATATCTCCGGCGCTGAAATAGCCCATCCATCCTGTTGTATATTCATTTGCTCCATCAAATTTCAATGCACTCCCAGAGTATGCAAAAGTTGTATTAACAATGTTGTCAGGTCCATATGTTGTGCTTCCTGTTTTTTGTTGTGATGAGAGTGTGCCGCTTAGTTCGTACATGTTTATGCCTTTATACACATTTCCACTTAGCAGACTTGATGTTATCATGCCTGTTGATCCATCATTTTTGATATATAGTCCAACTGCCTTTGCAAGCATTGAGCTATAGTCACTTCTACCCACTATGCCTGATGTAATTAGATAAAACGCCCCATCAGAAGTGTCTGCACTGCTCATTGTCCTGCCATAAAAGTCCATTGTGAATAATCCACTATTATCCTGATACGGATAGGTATCGTCTAATTTCCCCATGCTCTTAAAAGATGGAGATGGTAAATACAAGCTATACATACCACCTGCAAGCCCACCGGTAATATTACTATTGATAGAAATACCATCATCATTATACAAATCAACAATTTCTCCGAATCCACCCTCCTTAAACTTTGCCATATAAAGCATTGGGGAGACATTCTTTGTGCCAGCTCCTGCCATGTAATAGTTGCCACCTGTCGGGCTACTACTATATATTCCTGTGTATGAAACAGATGTTGTCCCTATTAATCCAAGAGGCTTTCCATCAGGGTTGCCATCAAAATTTATATCAGCATTTTCTTTTAGTTCCATGTAATTTGCTATTTTACTCAGTGTGAATTTGCCTGATAAATTATCTGTAAAAGAACCATTTTCTACCTGATAAGACGAAAAACCTGCACTGGTATCAATAATAGCCTGGCCCATTGGTCCTGTTACACTCGTTATAGAATTGGCGTTTGAATAGCCTGAGCCTACTGCAACATCCTGCCAGAGACCAAGATATGAATTATTTGCAACTGATGGATTGAGATTCCACAATGTAGCGCTATGATTTGAAGAGCCAAATGATATATTTCCATTAGGCGTAAATATAGACCAACTGTCAGGAAATGTAAAATGATTTGACACTATATTTTCACTTATAGCTGAAGGCAGAGGGCTTAAATTTGTGCCTGTCAATGGTGCCTTTGACCATGAGCCACTGCCTGTGAGGGTATCGCCTGAAAGAGAACCAGAGAGATCAGCCCTTATAAAGCCAATAATATTATCCTCTATATAAAATCCTGCCAGATGCTCATATGCAAGATTCGCATATGTATCTGCCTGTGTAGTTGTGCCTGCAAAAATGCCATAAAATGCACCATTTTTATCTGTTGTGCCACTGAATTCTCCGCCCCATAGATTATAGCCACTTGGATTACTGTAACCTGTTAATGTAAAACCGCCAGTCCCAGAAGCTCCATTATATGGGAAAGAGCCACTCAATGTAGCAGCGCTGTAAGAGCCTGTAACCTTTGCAGGGTTATTGTCAAAAAAATACCTTAACATAGAACCAGTAAAATTAGTTGTAGTAGTTGTTGTAGTTGTTATAGTTGTTATCTCTGTTATAGGTGGCGGTGGCGGTGGTGGAGGCACATATGTGGTAGTGGTGATGTCGGTAGTAGTTGATGGTGGAGGAGGGGCAAATGGGTCCATTGTTGGCGGTGGCGGTGCAGCAACAGTTGTTGTTGCATCAGTTGTGGTGGTGGTAGTTGTTGTAGTAGTGCCAGTAGCTGTATCAGTGGTTGGAGTTGCTGTTATAGCGGTTGTTGATTCTTGCTGTGCTGTAGTAGGTGCAGCCTCCTGAGTCGTTGACTCTGCCTGTGCTGTAGTAGGTGCAGCCTCCTGAGTCGTTGACTCTGCCTGTGCTGTAGTAGGTGCAGCCTCTTGAGTTGTTGACTCTGCCTGTGCTGTAGTAGGTGCAGCCTCCTGAGTTGCAGGCTTGCTTTCTTCTGCCTTTGCAGTTTTTGGTGTGTCTTCTTTTTTGTCTTCTGTCCTGTCCTTTGGTTTTTCAGCAATAGTTATATCTTTTTCGTGTTTTTGTTTTTCTTCTTCTGTCGCTGGCTTTGGTGGTGCTGGGGGTCTGTTTTCTGCTACTGTTGTCATATGTCCTGCTGCTACAACTACCTTTTGTTCAGGAAATTTTGGGTTATATGTCTCAACCCTGCCTTCTTTTACTAAGACCCCTGTAACTCCTCTTTCATGAAATGTAAAATACTCTGTGCCTCTTACTCCAGCAACTGCTACAGGGGTGCGGATTTCAAATTTATTTGCTGTTGGAGACTCAGCAATGCGCTGGGTTACCCTCTTGTCAACCTTTGCCTCTACTTTACCCCTCGGCATATCCATTACAGCCTTGCTCTGTCCATCAAGAGAATATTCTGTAATGTCTATTCTACTCCTCTGTGCTATTTTCAGGACATTTCCATCATTAAAAACAACCTCTGCCTTTGAGTTGCTTTTTGTCCTTATAATGTCCTTTACATTGATTACATCACCAACCTTAGCTGCTATTGCCGGGAGTTTGCCGTCTCTCAATATCTCTACCTGTCCTTCCATGCGAGTAATCTTGCCTATTGACGCCTCTGCATTAACAGCAAAAAGAGAGATATAAAAGGCAAAGAGCATAGAGCAGAAGGCATAAAAACAGAGGCTTTGAGCCTTAAGCCTTGAACTTTGAACTCTAAACTTTGAATCGCCGAAGGCGTGCGATACCTGACCCATAATATACCTCCTAAAACTCATAGTTAATACCAAAGCCATATATGTTTTTCCTGTAGTCATATATGGCAAAATTAGAATCAGCCCGAGTGTATGAGTAGTTAAGATTTAGATTCAGACCCTCCAAGATCTCATAAACAATGCTTGCATTTGCATTATAGAGCTTATCCCTCCTTTTTGTTGGGATAGATGGATAGCCATTTGTGCCTGTCCCTGAGATTGTGTGGATATTTTTAAACTGCTGCACTGTCATATCGCCTGATATAGAGAGATTTAACTTATTCATCACAGGATAAAGAATGGTTGCGCTGACCTTATCACTTTTACTGTCCCAGTTTTTTCCCTGTGTATCATCCTTTGTATATTCATATCTCATATTGAAAAATCCCTTTCCTTCTTTGAATGGATAGATAATGCCAATGAGTGTGGTGTATAAGTTACCGTCTCTGTCTTCATCAGGATCAGCTCCTTGTGTATATTTTAGCATTTCTCTTTTGCCATACCCAACAGAAAACTGTCCAATAAGGCTGTTGAACAACTGGATATTCAATGTTGGCTTCAAAGATGTTATGGTCATATATTCCTGCTCATTAAGCCACACATGCGAATAACTCAAAGGTAGGCTTATTGCACTATTCTGGAAATTATAGCCAGGAATAATGGCTATTGAATGAGCCATAGTATCATA from Dissulfurispira thermophila carries:
- a CDS encoding FecR domain-containing protein, producing the protein MGQVSHAFGDSKFRVQSSRLKAQSLCFYAFCSMLFAFYISLFAVNAEASIGKITRMEGQVEILRDGKLPAIAAKVGDVINVKDIIRTKSNSKAEVVFNDGNVLKIAQRSRIDITEYSLDGQSKAVMDMPRGKVEAKVDKRVTQRIAESPTANKFEIRTPVAVAGVRGTEYFTFHERGVTGVLVKEGRVETYNPKFPEQKVVVAAGHMTTVAENRPPAPPKPATEEEKQKHEKDITIAEKPKDRTEDKKEDTPKTAKAEESKPATQEAAPTTAQAESTTQEAAPTTAQAESTTQEAAPTTAQAESTTQEAAPTTAQQESTTAITATPTTDTATGTTTTTTTTTTDATTTVAAPPPPTMDPFAPPPPSTTTDITTTTYVPPPPPPPPITEITTITTTTTTTTNFTGSMLRYFFDNNPAKVTGSYSAATLSGSFPYNGASGTGGFTLTGYSNPSGYNLWGGEFSGTTDKNGAFYGIFAGTTTQADTYANLAYEHLAGFYIEDNIIGFIRADLSGSLSGDTLTGSGSWSKAPLTGTNLSPLPSAISENIVSNHFTFPDSWSIFTPNGNISFGSSNHSATLWNLNPSVANNSYLGLWQDVAVGSGYSNANSITSVTGPMGQAIIDTSAGFSSYQVENGSFTDNLSGKFTLSKIANYMELKENADINFDGNPDGKPLGLIGTTSVSYTGIYSSSPTGGNYYMAGAGTKNVSPMLYMAKFKEGGFGEIVDLYNDDGISINSNITGGLAGGMYSLYLPSPSFKSMGKLDDTYPYQDNSGLFTMDFYGRTMSSADTSDGAFYLITSGIVGRSDYSSMLAKAVGLYIKNDGSTGMITSSLLSGNVYKGINMYELSGTLSSQQKTGSTTYGPDNIVNTTFAYSGSALKFDGANEYTTGWMGYFSAGDIQAGDLYGHDIKIYADANGNVLPWGIFYNYFTGTYSSIPTSNYTAKAGGYTTDLNGDVDSYWIGNLSGSAWNASNGTFTGQVTGTYIGRQAKGSFTGDFLGIFESSTYSGTTIGTYNEEPLKYVTDYSESGGGSSGILSNYIGSDFSPYSSYSLFFYMGDTTSLWSGSGTNIPLTMIGKIESSNYNLFWSTPIQPVDYSATGNNRRAAYDNGTYYGYMIGIDTIANSSKQGLLYAAYIDKDAGAGILKGSFSGTNYPDIYMFDASGTINRVGLGTSDWTLDDLAGTTIYDNIYNEISYGQDIYWSGFGSGFDNESWGGFAKSTDDLITKLNVQESWDGSSNRVDWDLKISGLKEKSGILDWGTFNFLSKAKYTPSLANKNYLLGMRAYWKDGSNNLQNIITYATRGDTWAGGKLTGRGNGAWATWDFGVVGGSPFTAVLHGDTYGAYNDDLQALGAATTGAWIKTGVFRQMVDDTSTGGGREKLSSLGFPSIEVGTRLLLSGGGGVNGNNIALEVGDGTNPESTDAVRFFAYNANEFPKIWIANKVAGAYSGTINTSVKAYLEGGNDGNNNDTLFGSFSIKRWESNNYLADIEFVGGTVDSNILQGWFFGVSAGTYDTSTSTFSGTAVGFAEPANALSQILIDLTGWDGTYKTSEGTLWGVMASFSIWNLPVSASNPFEFEFIGVHSPLDSVNNPHVWYWSIEPYNYLQGGMTTTDGGSYYGWVGGYQLPIDTSTGMGRIDAAFYALYVDPDKNIGILRGAKSDTHDYYVYSIDLLSEGYWSLDLNGYTVQMGSDTNIVPANFAGNYLAIHDTGETISPNGNINFYSDATYSNLYGSASVLLGNTQWKDANITGQDWGIYQMYLAGTWDIAYTTNYWTLELLPQTSAVQAGNAIINIETWGTKWGPSADQNLIATQRGYFADITGTPKTGIYAGELKGTFDATSATWQAVSTGVWIETNKLLSMACPNGTCNQTGTNLTAAQQALKNLNIPVVEVGRANFSGSGNNLTVNMNDVIFLANQSGEKATMWATGSVSGTYSAAPTIGTAVSLSGGSAGSVDFTPQAWANNKWMATINGTGINLGSSPNNSLTVNGAGAGTYDTGTSTFSGTAAGTAR